One segment of Curtobacterium sp. MR_MD2014 DNA contains the following:
- a CDS encoding MarR family winged helix-turn-helix transcriptional regulator: MDSPPSALTPTQLGAYLSFTEVAALLRPAVEQQLRDAGELSYVQFQLLARLGDAPDGRLRMTDLADGVVYSRSGLTYQAQVLEQRGLVTRGPSPDDERSTVVSLTDAGRDALATVLPGHIATVHGLLFAHISDDDAAQLGDVLGRISGHLRQHPPRSAGRVRRKTAGDST, translated from the coding sequence ATGGACTCTCCCCCGTCGGCGCTCACCCCGACCCAGCTCGGCGCGTACCTGTCGTTCACCGAGGTCGCGGCCCTGCTGCGCCCAGCCGTCGAGCAGCAGCTCCGCGACGCCGGCGAACTCAGCTACGTGCAGTTCCAGCTGCTCGCCCGGCTGGGCGATGCGCCGGACGGGCGGCTGCGGATGACCGACCTGGCGGACGGGGTCGTCTACAGCCGGAGCGGGCTCACCTACCAGGCACAGGTGCTCGAGCAGCGCGGGCTCGTCACGCGGGGACCGTCACCCGACGACGAGCGGAGCACCGTGGTCTCCCTCACCGACGCCGGGCGCGACGCGCTCGCCACCGTGCTGCCCGGGCACATCGCGACGGTGCACGGACTGCTGTTCGCGCACATCAGCGACGACGACGCCGCGCAGCTGGGGGACGTCCTCGGGCGGATCAGCGGGCACCTGCGGCAGCACCCGCCGCGGTCGGCGGGGCGGGTGCGGCGGAAGACGGCGGGCGACTCGACGTGA